From the Cucurbita pepo subsp. pepo cultivar mu-cu-16 chromosome LG05, ASM280686v2, whole genome shotgun sequence genome, one window contains:
- the LOC111795000 gene encoding abscisic acid receptor PYR1-like, with amino-acid sequence MEKGEQSELDHHHHDSATAAAATTATSHHLAFPNGFSQHEFNDLKHIILQFHSYELRPGQCSSLLSQLIRAPRDVVWSVVRRFDKPQTYKHFIKSCTVAEGFTMTVGCTRDVNVISGLPAATSTERLDILDDDRYVTGFSITGGEHRLRNYRSVTTVHEMERDGQIWTVVLESYIVDVPEGNTEEDTRLFADTVVKLNLQKLTSVTEGMARAVDAAAAGTSTSKSTL; translated from the coding sequence ATGGAAAAGGGCGAACAGTCAGAACTCGACCACCACCATCACGACTCTGCCACTGCTGCCGCCGCCACCACCGCTACTTCCCACCACCTAGCCTTCCCAAACGGATTTTCTCAGCACGAGTTCAATGACCTGAAGCACATCATCTTGCAGTTTCACTCCTACGAACTACGGCCGGGCCAATGCTCCTCCCTCCTCTCTCAACTCATCCGTGCGCCGCGCGACGTCGTTTGGTCTGTCGTTCGCCGCTTTGATAAACCTCAGACTTACAAGCACTTCATCAAGAGCTGTACCGTCGCTGAAGGCTTCACAATGACCGTAGGATGCACCAGAGACGTTAATGTAATCTCTGGCCTTCCGGCAGCGACGAGTACTGAGCGGCTCGATATACTCGATGACGATCGGTATGTGACTGGTTTCAGTATCACAGGCGGTGAGCATCGGTTGAGGAACTACCGGTCTGTGACGACGGTGCATGAGATGGAGCGCGATGGTCAGATCTGGACGGTGGTTTTGGAATCGTACATCGTGGATGTGCCGGAAGGGAATACGGAAGAGGATACGCGTCTATTTGCAGATACAGTTGTGAAATTGAATCTGCAGAAGCTTACGTCCGTCACTGAAGGAATGGCTCGCGCCGttgatgctgctgctgcaggTACTTCTACATCTAAATCAACACTctga
- the LOC111795003 gene encoding uncharacterized protein LOC111795003 encodes MEDYAKLLPHHPQHSSSSSSMTLFSRLDYMDLVMKYLEKKQRLERVGGVEKKCISLDVALKDTYFKGSLLDRVASLEHRLFQLCLEMDSGSSSNPSSLGSTQTSADISSSSPTPKQFCRGEPSSSYPIFHYPSHGGTSKISQIQV; translated from the exons ATGGAGGATTATGCAAAGCTATTACCCCATCATCCACAACAttcctcatcttcttcctcaatgACCCTTTTCTCCAGATTAGATTACATGGATTTGGTT ATGAAGTATTTGGAGAAAAAACAGAGGTTGGAAAGAGTGGGAGGCGTGGAAAAGAAGTGCATATCTTTGGATGTTGCACTAAAAGATACTTACTTTAAAGGTTCATTGTTGGATCGAGTGGCATCTCTTGAGCACAGACTTTTCCAG CTATGTTTGGAGATGGATTCAGGCAGCTCCTCAAACCCTTCATCATTAGGTTCAACACAGACATCAGCTGATATCAGTTCATCTTCTCCAACTCCCAAACAGTTTTGCAGAGGGGAGCCATCGTCTTCATACCCCATATTCCATTATCCCAGCCATGGAGGAACCTCAAAAATTTCCCAAATTCAggtttaa
- the LOC111794999 gene encoding mitochondrial carnitine/acylcarnitine carrier-like protein, with the protein MGDVAKDLAAGTAGGAAQLICGHPFDTIKVKLQSQPAPLPGQVPKFSGAMDAVRQTLASEGPRGLYKGMGAPLATVAALNAVLFSVRGQIESFFRPYPGASLQVHQQVICGAGAGTAVSLLACPTELIKCRLQAQSALATSSSVGVAVKYGGPVDVAKHVLQSSGVKGLFKGLIPTLAREVPGNAVAFGTYELLKQQFAGGRDTSNLGRGSLIVAGGVAGAAFWLAVYPTDVIKSVIQVDDYKNPRFSGSIDAFRKIMASEGVKGLYKGFGPAIVRSVPANAACFLVYEITRSSLG; encoded by the exons ATGGGAGATGTGGCGAAGGATCTTGCTGCTGGGACTGCTGGGGGAGCAGCTCAATTGATATGTGGGcatccatttgatacaattaagGTGAAGCTCCAAAGCCAACCTGCACCACTTCCTGGCCAAGTTCCCAAGTTTTCTGGAGCAATGGATGCTGTCAGACAAACATTAGCTTCAGAAGGCCCAAGAGGTTTGTACAAAGGTATGGGAGCTCCATTGGCTACAGTTGCTGCGTTGAATGCTGTTCTCTTCAGTGTAAGAGGACAAATAGAGTCCTTCTTTAGGCCTTATCCTGGTGCCTCCCTTCAAGTTCACCAACAAGTGATTTGTGGGGCTGGCGCTGGCACTGCTGTGTCTCTTCTAGCTTGTCCAACTGAGTTGATCAAATGCAG ACTGCAAGCTCAGAGTGCATTGGCAACATCCAGTTCCGTTGGTGTGGCAGTGAAGTATGGCGGTCCAGTTGATGTAGCCAAGCATGTTCTTCAATCAAGTGGAGTGAAGGGTCTCTTCAAAGGCTTGATTCCAACATTGGCAAGAGAAGTTCCGGGAAACGCTGTGGCATTCGGCACCTACGAGCTGCTAAAACAGCAGTTTGCAGGAGGTCGAGACACTTCGAATCTAGGAAGAGGGTCTCTAATAGTAGCTGGTGGTGTAGCTGGAGCTGCGTTTTGGCTAGCTGTGTATCCAACTGATGTTATCAAGAGCGTAATTCAGGTGGATGATTACAAAAACCCAAGGTTTTCTGGTTCCATTGATGCTTTCAGGAAAATCATGGCCTCAGAAGGAGTTAAAGGGCTATACAAGGGTTTTGGACCTGCCATTGTCCGCAGTGTCCCAGCCAATGCAGCTTGCTTCTTGGTATACGAAATCACCAGGTCTAGTTTAGGTTAA